A stretch of Paenibacillus mucilaginosus 3016 DNA encodes these proteins:
- a CDS encoding serine hydrolase domain-containing protein, translating into MSKLLKTAARLGLCAGLLLPLVNAEVRPAAAEFNLTPAGLESTLDGLMKERMDALHIPGAAVVVTKGSGIYFSKGYGNADTAAQVPMDPARTRIPIGSLTKSVTATAAMQLVEEGRLDLKQDINTYLRTYQAPKFGNLPITLHDLLTHTSGLDQAVYEVNGKTKESTPDAETFLKRYFEAQPPVRPPGEKYEYSNAGLGLAGNLVEIASGQPLSAYYEQKLLGPLKMPSATLDLPLGDPQLAKSYSYAKGVYQEVPYSYISLPGAGGLTVVPNEFANYLIAHLNGGQAGDTRILKPDSVEAMHAKQYAANPQLDGIGYGFFRGRTASGIPTLYHTGEIDGFVSELVLIPSEKVGIFVAVNSAGSDVQLHEEIVEALSGHMSAPAQPLDPSASASAGGRRTAPAAIDTAALAGDYQAGINPRHGWGKWLRFLGGFSAQVESPDPSSLRVTAVFSGSPEKQTKLFKHAGGGLFQEVNGREKLSFQEAEGRMAMTLSDHTTLGKVSFWQKTWTLLSLYAAGSLVFLVIGLIWLVRYGIRAFRKSAKPVSGIVAAIALLNTVFLAVQLTYGNSQLTFGYPAWYAWGISSLPLVSAALAVWLLWKMASGRRGSGWAGWKTAFSLFTLGFTGFLYYWNFLPVHYS; encoded by the coding sequence ATGAGTAAACTGCTAAAGACTGCCGCCCGGCTTGGGCTCTGTGCAGGCCTGCTGCTGCCTCTGGTGAATGCGGAGGTCCGTCCGGCCGCCGCCGAATTCAATCTGACGCCCGCCGGACTGGAGTCCACTCTGGACGGGCTGATGAAGGAACGGATGGACGCTCTTCATATCCCCGGCGCCGCGGTTGTCGTGACCAAGGGCAGCGGGATTTATTTCAGCAAGGGATATGGCAATGCGGATACGGCGGCGCAGGTGCCGATGGACCCGGCCCGGACGCGGATCCCGATCGGTTCGCTGACGAAGTCGGTGACCGCTACGGCCGCCATGCAGCTTGTGGAAGAGGGCCGTCTGGATTTGAAGCAGGATATCAATACGTATCTGCGGACGTATCAGGCGCCGAAATTCGGGAATCTGCCAATTACGCTTCATGACCTGCTGACCCATACCTCGGGCCTCGACCAGGCGGTATACGAGGTGAACGGGAAGACGAAGGAATCCACACCGGATGCGGAGACCTTCCTGAAGCGGTACTTCGAGGCGCAGCCTCCGGTCCGCCCTCCGGGTGAGAAATACGAGTACAGCAACGCCGGTCTGGGCCTGGCCGGCAATCTCGTCGAGATCGCATCAGGCCAGCCGCTGTCCGCTTATTACGAGCAGAAGCTCCTCGGACCGCTGAAGATGCCGAGCGCCACGCTTGACCTTCCGCTTGGCGATCCGCAGCTCGCGAAGTCGTATTCCTACGCCAAAGGCGTGTATCAGGAAGTTCCGTACAGCTACATCTCCCTGCCGGGAGCAGGGGGGCTCACCGTCGTGCCGAATGAATTCGCGAACTACCTGATCGCCCACCTGAACGGGGGGCAGGCGGGGGACACGCGGATTCTGAAGCCGGATTCGGTGGAAGCCATGCACGCGAAGCAGTACGCCGCGAATCCGCAGCTCGACGGGATCGGCTACGGCTTCTTCCGAGGCCGGACCGCGAGCGGCATCCCGACGCTGTACCACACCGGCGAGATCGACGGCTTTGTGTCGGAGCTCGTGCTGATCCCCTCCGAGAAGGTCGGCATCTTCGTGGCTGTGAACAGCGCCGGCTCGGATGTCCAGCTGCATGAGGAGATCGTTGAGGCCCTCAGCGGGCACATGAGCGCTCCTGCACAGCCTCTTGATCCGAGTGCGTCGGCGTCTGCCGGCGGCCGGAGGACCGCTCCGGCCGCGATCGACACGGCGGCGCTGGCCGGCGATTATCAGGCGGGGATCAATCCCCGGCACGGCTGGGGCAAGTGGCTGCGGTTCCTCGGTGGCTTCAGCGCGCAGGTGGAGTCGCCGGATCCGTCAAGCCTTCGGGTGACCGCCGTCTTTTCCGGCAGCCCCGAGAAGCAGACGAAGCTTTTCAAGCACGCCGGAGGCGGGCTGTTCCAGGAGGTGAACGGCCGGGAGAAGCTGAGCTTCCAGGAGGCGGAAGGGCGGATGGCGATGACGCTGTCCGATCATACGACTCTGGGGAAGGTCTCGTTCTGGCAGAAAACCTGGACACTGCTGTCCCTGTATGCCGCAGGATCGCTGGTCTTCCTCGTCATCGGCCTGATCTGGCTTGTGCGCTACGGCATCCGGGCGTTCCGGAAGTCCGCGAAGCCGGTATCCGGCATAGTGGCGGCGATCGCGCTGCTCAATACGGTCTTCCTGGCCGTGCAGCTCACCTACGGGAACAGCCAGCTTACGTTCGGGTACCCCGCATGGTACGCATGGGGCATAAGCTCCCTGCCGCTGGTCTCCGCGGCGCTGGCCGTATGGCTGCTGTGGAAGATGGCATCGGGCCGCAGAGGGAGCGGATGGGCCGGCTGGAAGACCGCTTTTTCCCTCTTTACGCTGGGGTTCACGGGGTTCCTGTACTATTGGAACTTCCTTCCGGTACACTATTCCTGA
- a CDS encoding Chromate resistance protein ChrB gives MQPWLLLVYKVPPKPTSSRVYVWRKLKKLGALLWHDAVWILPATPRTREHFQWLAAEIKELGGEVQVWQADTLLPGQEEALVRQFESQADEAYQAVLAGLKEPKADYAAASRAYLQVQQQDYFGSAWGPRIREELLNARKGEKEE, from the coding sequence ATGCAGCCATGGCTGCTGCTGGTCTACAAAGTACCGCCGAAGCCGACTTCAAGCCGCGTCTATGTCTGGCGGAAGCTCAAGAAGCTGGGCGCGCTCCTCTGGCATGACGCCGTCTGGATTCTGCCCGCCACACCCAGGACGCGGGAGCACTTCCAGTGGCTTGCGGCCGAGATCAAGGAGCTTGGCGGGGAAGTGCAGGTGTGGCAGGCGGATACGCTGCTGCCCGGGCAGGAGGAGGCGCTCGTCCGGCAGTTCGAGAGCCAGGCGGACGAGGCCTATCAGGCTGTCCTGGCAGGGCTGAAGGAGCCGAAGGCGGATTATGCCGCCGCGTCCCGTGCTTATCTGCAGGTGCAGCAGCAGGATTATTTCGGCTCCGCCTGGGGACCGCGCATCCGGGAGGAGCTGTTGAATGCCAGGAAAGGGGAGAAGGAAGAGTGA
- a CDS encoding chromate transporter: MSEPQLAPTAVRPEPAPYTLWQLVLYFLKLGTVGFGGPVALVGYMFRDLVERRRWISEEDYKDGLALSQLAPGPLAAQLGFYLGYVHYGVIGSTLAGIAFVLPSFLMVVALGWAYQLYGGISWMQAVFYAVGSSVIGIIAFSAYKLTAKTVGRDRVLWGIFAVVALYTAWTETEDVLLILGAGVLYWLLKSAKRPGRVQASFFALPADTLTHAASGAVTAAGSSTLWELLLFFAKAGAFVFGSGIAIVPFLFSGVVKEHGWLTDSQFVDAVAVAMITPGPVVITTGFIGFLVAGFSGAAVAALATFLPAYLLTIVPAPFFKKYGRRPGIAHFVTGVTAAACGAIAGAVFVLGKRSIVDLPTLLFALVTLLLLWKVKKASEPVIVLGAAVLGLIVYPLTH; encoded by the coding sequence ATGTCTGAACCGCAGCTTGCCCCAACGGCTGTCCGGCCGGAGCCGGCCCCTTACACGCTCTGGCAGCTCGTCCTGTACTTCCTGAAGCTCGGCACGGTAGGCTTCGGCGGTCCGGTCGCTCTCGTGGGGTATATGTTCCGGGACCTGGTCGAACGCCGCCGATGGATCTCCGAGGAGGATTACAAGGACGGTCTGGCCTTGTCCCAGCTGGCCCCGGGCCCGCTAGCCGCCCAGCTCGGATTTTATCTCGGGTACGTGCATTACGGCGTGATCGGCTCGACCCTGGCCGGCATTGCTTTCGTGCTGCCTTCGTTCCTGATGGTCGTGGCCCTCGGCTGGGCCTATCAGCTCTACGGCGGAATCTCCTGGATGCAGGCCGTGTTCTATGCCGTAGGCTCCAGTGTCATCGGCATCATCGCGTTCAGCGCGTACAAATTAACGGCCAAGACCGTCGGCAGGGACAGGGTTCTCTGGGGCATCTTCGCCGTCGTGGCCCTGTACACCGCCTGGACGGAGACCGAAGACGTGCTGCTGATCCTCGGCGCGGGCGTGCTCTACTGGCTGCTGAAGTCGGCGAAGCGCCCGGGCAGGGTACAGGCGTCCTTCTTCGCGCTTCCAGCCGACACGCTCACCCATGCGGCGAGCGGCGCGGTCACCGCTGCCGGCTCCAGTACGCTGTGGGAGCTGCTGCTCTTCTTCGCGAAGGCCGGCGCCTTCGTCTTCGGCAGCGGCATCGCCATCGTGCCGTTCCTCTTCTCCGGCGTGGTCAAAGAGCACGGCTGGCTGACCGACAGCCAGTTCGTCGACGCCGTCGCCGTGGCGATGATCACGCCGGGACCCGTCGTCATCACGACCGGGTTCATCGGATTCCTGGTCGCCGGCTTCTCCGGAGCGGCGGTCGCCGCGCTGGCCACGTTCCTGCCGGCCTACCTGCTGACGATCGTGCCGGCGCCGTTCTTCAAGAAGTACGGCCGGCGTCCGGGGATCGCTCACTTCGTCACCGGGGTGACGGCCGCCGCTTGCGGCGCGATTGCCGGCGCGGTCTTCGTCCTCGGCAAGCGGTCCATCGTGGACCTGCCGACGCTGCTGTTCGCCCTGGTGACCCTGCTGCTGCTCTGGAAGGTCAAGAAGGCGTCCGAGCCTGTGATCGTCCTCGGCGCGGCCGTGCTCGGGCTGATCGTCTATCCGCTGACTCACTAG
- a CDS encoding CBO0543 family protein, producing MELWVHLLVSILVFNVAAYLIPKKLTLLEHYTTILFSLLLALVTDVTLNLNFDLYGYFDVGVDRIGYLAIYGIYPAINVLFLNLFPYDRSLAAKSLYIAGWWLFAVVYEYTTLEAGWFYYNGWKLEYSTVTYPFLYMLLLWNLNWIRRMNDNKGGSPAR from the coding sequence ATGGAACTGTGGGTTCACTTACTCGTCTCGATCCTCGTCTTCAATGTTGCGGCTTACTTGATTCCCAAGAAGCTGACCCTGCTCGAACATTACACGACCATCCTGTTCTCTCTGCTCCTTGCGCTGGTCACCGACGTAACGCTGAACCTGAATTTTGATCTCTACGGCTATTTCGACGTGGGCGTCGACCGCATCGGTTATCTTGCCATTTACGGGATCTACCCGGCGATCAACGTGCTGTTCCTGAACCTCTTTCCTTACGACCGCAGCCTGGCCGCCAAGAGCCTGTATATTGCCGGCTGGTGGCTCTTTGCCGTTGTTTATGAATACACAACGCTCGAGGCAGGCTGGTTTTATTACAACGGCTGGAAGCTGGAATACTCCACGGTGACATATCCGTTCCTGTATATGCTGCTCCTCTGGAATTTGAACTGGATCCGCCGGATGAATGACAACAAGGGAGGATCCCCGGCACGCTGA
- a CDS encoding chromate resistance protein ChrB domain-containing protein, producing MTWKGIGVDRMGCAWLIRRFIDPEAEFLFIEAGSTELPEGAEGFDIPGVRFTHHRGHCSFHALVQSFELRDPVLLRIARIVDEADTLQEIVLEPAAAGLDAICEGLRLISGSDEEALEKGCLVYEALYAQLLSQQPGARGSSR from the coding sequence GTGACATGGAAAGGAATCGGTGTGGACCGGATGGGCTGTGCCTGGCTGATCCGCCGCTTCATCGACCCGGAGGCCGAGTTCCTCTTCATTGAGGCGGGATCGACCGAGCTTCCGGAAGGGGCGGAGGGCTTCGATATTCCCGGGGTGCGGTTCACCCATCACCGGGGGCACTGCAGCTTTCATGCCCTCGTGCAGTCGTTTGAGCTGAGAGACCCGGTGCTGCTGAGAATAGCCCGGATCGTGGATGAAGCCGATACGCTGCAGGAGATCGTGCTAGAGCCCGCCGCCGCCGGCCTGGATGCCATCTGCGAAGGGCTGCGGCTCATCAGCGGCAGTGATGAGGAAGCCCTGGAGAAGGGCTGTCTCGTATATGAAGCCCTGTATGCCCAGCTGCTCAGCCAGCAGCCGGGGGCAAGGGGCAGTTCCCGCTGA
- a CDS encoding ATP-binding protein yields MPVLTEKLLLHLLMILAPILGYGFYQDHLRASRSPYLYGVLLGISSLVCMAFPFYYLGFYWDLRNIPMVIAFLYAGQGPGFITMGAILLMRTVIGGDQLLFGYVNCLLSGGFLYLMSRSFLGLSSRKRVNIVVLISLWPMLVSLLMLVIHLSIQPVKESLALLPLSNIVMFGFIYIVAAWIGAKLNETMLEHRQMKEKIRRAEKLNTLSDLAASIVHEVRNPLTVVKGFMQLSQRRAEDAPNYVPLILEELNRAESILNDFLSFARPELKKLESLDLSRMLDHTAVLLTPLGLKAGVMVTADIEEGIVLTTDKSLLQQAIVNLMKNAVEATASGGQVSLQLKREGGEARIHIADTGAGMNEAQLKRLGTPYYSTKDRGTGLGTSIALRTIETLGGSLSYESKVHVGTRVTIRFPLAAKTPNPPLPE; encoded by the coding sequence ATGCCAGTGCTAACCGAAAAACTACTCCTTCATCTTCTGATGATCCTGGCTCCGATCCTCGGATACGGATTCTATCAGGATCACCTGCGAGCGTCCCGCTCACCTTATCTTTACGGTGTGCTGCTTGGCATCAGCTCGCTCGTCTGCATGGCTTTTCCGTTCTATTATCTCGGCTTCTACTGGGATCTGCGGAATATTCCGATGGTGATCGCGTTCCTGTATGCAGGGCAGGGGCCCGGCTTCATCACGATGGGAGCCATCCTGCTTATGAGGACGGTGATCGGCGGGGACCAGCTGCTGTTCGGTTATGTGAACTGCCTGCTCTCCGGCGGGTTCCTGTATCTGATGAGCCGTTCCTTTCTGGGGCTCTCTTCCCGCAAGCGGGTCAACATCGTCGTGCTGATCTCCCTGTGGCCCATGCTCGTGTCTCTGCTGATGCTCGTGATTCACCTCTCCATCCAGCCTGTCAAGGAATCGCTCGCCCTGCTTCCCTTATCCAATATCGTAATGTTCGGCTTCATCTATATCGTCGCCGCCTGGATCGGCGCCAAGCTCAATGAAACGATGCTCGAGCACCGGCAGATGAAAGAGAAGATCCGGCGGGCGGAGAAGCTCAATACGCTCAGCGATCTCGCCGCCTCGATTGTCCACGAAGTGCGCAACCCGCTGACGGTCGTCAAAGGCTTCATGCAGCTTTCGCAGAGAAGGGCGGAGGATGCGCCGAACTATGTGCCGCTCATTCTGGAGGAGCTGAACCGGGCTGAATCGATCCTGAACGACTTCCTGAGCTTCGCCCGTCCCGAACTGAAAAAGCTGGAGAGCCTGGATCTCTCCCGTATGCTGGACCATACCGCCGTCCTTCTGACGCCGCTCGGGCTCAAAGCCGGCGTGATGGTTACGGCTGACATTGAAGAAGGGATTGTGCTGACGACGGACAAAAGCCTGCTGCAGCAGGCGATCGTGAATCTGATGAAGAATGCGGTGGAGGCGACCGCCAGCGGAGGACAAGTCTCGCTGCAGCTGAAGCGTGAGGGGGGAGAGGCCCGCATCCATATCGCGGATACCGGAGCGGGCATGAACGAAGCGCAGCTGAAGCGTCTCGGGACGCCCTATTACTCCACCAAGGACAGAGGGACGGGCCTCGGCACCTCCATCGCGCTGCGGACGATCGAGACGTTAGGCGGGAGCCTGTCGTATGAAAGCAAGGTCCATGTCGGCACCCGGGTGACGATCAGGTTCCCGCTCGCGGCGAAGACACCAAATCCCCCGCTTCCGGAATAA